In Drosophila nasuta strain 15112-1781.00 chromosome 2R, ASM2355853v1, whole genome shotgun sequence, a single genomic region encodes these proteins:
- the LOC132784193 gene encoding organic cation transporter protein, translated as MAVDYVLEELMGKLGEFGKYQFFQFFLQVLSGLTAGLHMLSLVTVAAVPEHRCYIPGVDNSTFSQVPWNSSDILEHIPLKESGELDSCHMYNVSAGDRNLIPCEKYVYDTTYYKTSRTIDWDFVCERRWMGSIIQTVFMLGVFTGAVTLGGLADKVGRKTVFCWSALLQLIIGVGVAFIPEYFSVMVARFLLGIVGSAGAYICGFVLTMELVGPTKRTVCGITFQAVFAGGIMLVAGWGAIIKDRTWLQVVYGLHGLLFIGHWWLLDESPRWLWMQGRAAEAVEIVAKGLRINGSGISVDKDYYVQKAKQQAAVEEKSSAGLSDLFRTPNLRMKTLNVCLCWFANSIVYYGLSLSAGKLYGNPYFILFLMGLVEFPTYITLVFVLDRLGRRSITSTLMLGGGLCCIIAAFIAQGSTLSTSIVMLGKLLIAGSFAVIYNYSAELFPTVVRNSAMGLGSMSARLSGALTPLITLLGDSFDPKIPAVLFGLVALLSGFWVMFLPETMNKPMPESIEDGENFGKGDTWFSQCAGRKPRQDSVYPDDPEQMVPLKTIESK; from the exons GTGAATTTGGCAAATACCAATTCTTCCAGTTCTTCCTACAAGTGTTGTCGGGTCTGACAGCCGGTCTGCATATGTTGTCACTGGTGACTGTTGCCGCAGTGCCAGAGCATCGTTGCTACATTCCCGGCGTGGACAACAGCACCTTTTCACAGGTGCCATGGAATTCGAGCGACATTCTGGAGCACATTCCGTTGAAGGAGAGTGGCGAGCTGGACTCGTGCCACATGTACAATGTGAGTGCTGGCGACCGCAATTTGATTCCCTGCGAAAAATATGTGTATGACACAACATACTACAAAACATCGCGCACCATCGACTGGGACTTTGTCTGCGAACGTCGCTGGATGGGTTCCATCATTCAGACTGTGTTCATGTTGGGCGTCTTTACGGGCGCAGTGACTTTGGGTGGCCTCGCCGATAAGGTTGGCCGCAAAACTGTCTTCTGCTGGTCTGCTCTGCTGCAGTTGATCATCGGTGTGGGTGTCGCCTTCATTCCCGAATACTTTTCTGTTATGGTGGCTCGCTTTTTGTTGGGCATTGTGGGCTCAGCAGGTGCTTATATCTGCGGCTTTGTGCTGACCATGGAGCTGGTGGGACCCACCAAGCGTACCGTGTGCGGTATAACTTTCCAG GCTGTATTTGCTGGCGGCATTATGCTTGTGGCTGGGTGGGGAGCCATTATCAAGGATCGCACATGGCTGCAGGTAGTCTATGGTCTGCATGGCTTACTCTTCATCGGTCATTGGTGGCTGTTGGATGAATCGCCGCGTTGGCTTTGGATGCAGGGACGTGCTGCCGAAGCTGTCGAAATTGTCGCTAAGGGATTGCGCATCAATGGCTCGGGTATTAGTGTCGACAAGGATTACTATGTGCAAAAAGCTAAGCAGCAGGCGGCCGTCGAGGAAAAGTCCAGTGCCGGGCTTAGTGATCTTTTCCGCACTCCAAATTTGCGCATGAAGACACTTAATGTTTGCCTGTGTTGGTTTGCCAACTCGATTGTCTACTATGGACTCTCGCTGAGCGCTGGCAAGCTGTACGGCAATCCCTACTTTATACTGTTCCTCATGGGTCTGGTGGAGTTCCCCACCTACATCACACTGGTGTTTGTCTTGGATCGCTTGGGACGTCGGTCGATCACATCCACTTTAATGTTGGGTGGCGGCCTCTGCTGCATTATAGCTGCGTTTATTGCTCAGGGCAGCACACTCTCCACCAGCATTGTTATGCTGGGCAAGCTGCTCATTGCCGGCTCCTTTGCTGTCATCTATAACTATTCGGCGGAACTGTTTCCCACCGTGGTGCGCAACTCGGCCATGGGCTTGGGCTCAATGTCGGCTCGTCTATCGGGCGCATTAACGCCACTGATTACCCTGTTGGGTGATTCATTCGATCCCAAAATTCCGGCCGTGCTATTCGGCTTGGTGGCCTTGCTTTCTGGCTTCTGGGTCATGTTCCTGCCAGAGACAATGAACAAACCCATGCCAGAGTCGATAGAAGATGGTGAGAACTTCGGCAAGGGCGACACCTGGTTCAGTCAATGTGCTGGTCGCAAGCCGCGCCAGGACAGTGTTTATCCCGATGATCCGGAGCAAATGGTGCCACTCAAAACCATTGAGAGTAAATAG